From Strigops habroptila isolate Jane chromosome 1, bStrHab1.2.pri, whole genome shotgun sequence, a single genomic window includes:
- the MYLIP gene encoding E3 ubiquitin-protein ligase MYLIP isoform X1 yields the protein MLCYVTRPDAVVMEVEVEAKANGEDCLNQVCRRLGIIEVDYFGLQFTGSKGENLWLNLRNRISQQMDGLAPYRLKLRVKFFVEPHLILQEQTRHMFFLHIKEDLLAGNLQCSSEHAIELSALLAQMKFGDYNQNTAKYNYEELCAKELTTTILESIIAKHKELEGLSQASAEYQVLQIVTMLENYGVEWHAVRDSEGQKLLIGVGPEGISICKDDFSPINRIAYPVVQMATQSGKNVYLTVTKESGNSVVLLFKMISTRAASGLYRAITETHAFYRCDTVTSAVMMQYSRDLKGHLASLFLNENINLGKKYVFDIKRTSKEVYDHARRALYNAGIVDLVSRSDQTPPSSPLKSSESSMNCDNCEGLSCQQTKALQEKLRKLKESMLCMVCCEEEINSTFCPCGHTVCCKTCAAQLQSCPVCRSRVEHVQHVYLPTHTSLLNLTVI from the exons ATGCTGTGCTATGTGACCAGGCCGGACGCGGTGGTGATGGAGGTGGAGGTAGAGGCGAAAGCTAATGGCGAGGACTGCCTCAACCAG GTTTGCAGAAGGCTGGGAATTATAGAAGTTGATTATTTTGGACTGCAGTTCACTGGCAGCAAAGGCGAGAACCTGTGGCTGAATTTGAGGAACAGGATCTCCCAGCAGATGGACGGTTTAGCCCCTTATCGATTGAAATTAAGAGTCAAATTTTTTGTAGAGCCACATCTTATCTTACAAGAACAGACAAG GCATATGTTTTTCCTGCATATAAAAGAAGATCTTCTTGCTGGTAATCTTCAGTGTTCTTCAGAGCATGCAATTGAACTTAGTGCATTGTTGGCACAGATGAAGTTTGGAGATTATAACCAGAACACTGCCAAGTACAATTATGAAGAGCTGTGTGCAAAAGAGCTTACCACTACCATTTTGGAGAG CATTATTGCAAAGCACAAAGAGCTGGAAGGTCTAAGTCAAGCTTCTGCTGAATACCAGGTTCTACAGATCGTTACAATGCTGGAGAACTATGGGGTAGAGTGGCACGCAGTGAGAGATAGTGAAGGGCAAAAACTCCTTATTGGTGTTGGACCTGAAGGCATATCCATCTGTAAAGATGACTTCAGTCCTATCAACAG GATCGCTTATCCTGTTGTTCAAATGGCAACTCAATCTGGGAAGAATGTATATCTGACTGTTACCAAGGAGTCTGGTAATAGCGTAGTTCTCTTGTTTAAGATGATCAGTACAAGGGCAGCAAGTGGACTTTATAGAGCAATTACAGAGACACATGCATTTTACAG GTGTGACACTGTCACCAGTGCGGTCATGATGCAGTATAGTCGAGACTTAAAGGGTCACTTAGCATCCCTATTCCTGAATGAAAACATCAATCTTGGTAAAAAATATGTCTTTGACATTAAAAGAACATCAAAAGAAGTTTATGATCATGCAAGGCGAGCTCTTTATAATGCTGGCATTGTGGATCTTGTTTCAAGAAGTGACCAGACCCCACCAAGTTCCCCTCTTAAGTCTTCTGAAAGTAGCATGAACTGTGACAATTGTGAGGGTCTTAGCTGCCAACAAACAAAAGCTTTGCAAGAGAAGCTGCGGAAGCTAAAGGAGTCCATGCTTTGTATGGTGTGttgtgaagaagaaataaattcaacCTTTTGTCCCTGTGGCCACACGGTATGCTGCAAGACCTGTGCTGCCCAATTGCAG tcaTGTCCTGTTTGCAGATCTCGTGTAGAGCATGTCCAGCATGTGTACTTGCCAACCCACACCAGTCTGCTCAATCTGACTGTGATATGA
- the MYLIP gene encoding E3 ubiquitin-protein ligase MYLIP isoform X2: protein MDGLAPYRLKLRVKFFVEPHLILQEQTRHMFFLHIKEDLLAGNLQCSSEHAIELSALLAQMKFGDYNQNTAKYNYEELCAKELTTTILESIIAKHKELEGLSQASAEYQVLQIVTMLENYGVEWHAVRDSEGQKLLIGVGPEGISICKDDFSPINRIAYPVVQMATQSGKNVYLTVTKESGNSVVLLFKMISTRAASGLYRAITETHAFYRCDTVTSAVMMQYSRDLKGHLASLFLNENINLGKKYVFDIKRTSKEVYDHARRALYNAGIVDLVSRSDQTPPSSPLKSSESSMNCDNCEGLSCQQTKALQEKLRKLKESMLCMVCCEEEINSTFCPCGHTVCCKTCAAQLQSCPVCRSRVEHVQHVYLPTHTSLLNLTVI, encoded by the exons ATGGACGGTTTAGCCCCTTATCGATTGAAATTAAGAGTCAAATTTTTTGTAGAGCCACATCTTATCTTACAAGAACAGACAAG GCATATGTTTTTCCTGCATATAAAAGAAGATCTTCTTGCTGGTAATCTTCAGTGTTCTTCAGAGCATGCAATTGAACTTAGTGCATTGTTGGCACAGATGAAGTTTGGAGATTATAACCAGAACACTGCCAAGTACAATTATGAAGAGCTGTGTGCAAAAGAGCTTACCACTACCATTTTGGAGAG CATTATTGCAAAGCACAAAGAGCTGGAAGGTCTAAGTCAAGCTTCTGCTGAATACCAGGTTCTACAGATCGTTACAATGCTGGAGAACTATGGGGTAGAGTGGCACGCAGTGAGAGATAGTGAAGGGCAAAAACTCCTTATTGGTGTTGGACCTGAAGGCATATCCATCTGTAAAGATGACTTCAGTCCTATCAACAG GATCGCTTATCCTGTTGTTCAAATGGCAACTCAATCTGGGAAGAATGTATATCTGACTGTTACCAAGGAGTCTGGTAATAGCGTAGTTCTCTTGTTTAAGATGATCAGTACAAGGGCAGCAAGTGGACTTTATAGAGCAATTACAGAGACACATGCATTTTACAG GTGTGACACTGTCACCAGTGCGGTCATGATGCAGTATAGTCGAGACTTAAAGGGTCACTTAGCATCCCTATTCCTGAATGAAAACATCAATCTTGGTAAAAAATATGTCTTTGACATTAAAAGAACATCAAAAGAAGTTTATGATCATGCAAGGCGAGCTCTTTATAATGCTGGCATTGTGGATCTTGTTTCAAGAAGTGACCAGACCCCACCAAGTTCCCCTCTTAAGTCTTCTGAAAGTAGCATGAACTGTGACAATTGTGAGGGTCTTAGCTGCCAACAAACAAAAGCTTTGCAAGAGAAGCTGCGGAAGCTAAAGGAGTCCATGCTTTGTATGGTGTGttgtgaagaagaaataaattcaacCTTTTGTCCCTGTGGCCACACGGTATGCTGCAAGACCTGTGCTGCCCAATTGCAG tcaTGTCCTGTTTGCAGATCTCGTGTAGAGCATGTCCAGCATGTGTACTTGCCAACCCACACCAGTCTGCTCAATCTGACTGTGATATGA